AGCTGGATTATTTCCAATGGCTGGAAGAAGTCTGCCCAAGTTATCCCGAGTAACACTCCAACAATAAATTTCCCAGTAAGCTACATCAACTTTTCAGAGTTCGAGGACTAAAATCACAACAACTATACAATTCCCACGCTCCATTGGCTTTAATGGGTCATAAACACATACTGTTCAAAGTTTTGGCAACAAGAAACCACTTTTCCTCCCTTTTGTATTGAGATTAGGTGGGATGTCCCTATAAGTATAAGTTATTGAATTGTTGTTGACCGTTTCAACTCTGTGCAAAATAGTGAAATAACCCTTGTTTATTATTATCTGGATTCAAAAAAAAAGTTGCAATTGCAATTTGTCTTGAACGTTATTTTCATCCTTTAATATATCTATCAACTTGGTCATTGACTTGCTATTACAAGTCCAGTAGTCTTAATGgagatttgatataaattagaggcACAAATGATGCCATATATCTGCAAGCACAATCTCCATTATTACATACTTTCTTTTGGCCACAAGAGTTCATATCTGCCATGGCTTTTTCCTCCTCCATTCGCCTTCTGGGTAGCCTGATAGTGATGCTGCTTCTTCCTATGCATATCAATTCAGCTGACCCAGATCCTCTGCAGGATTTCTGTGTTGCTGACTTAAAAGCCTCTGCATCGTTAAATGGCTTCCCTTGCAAACCTGCAGAAGAAGTAACTTCTAATGATTTTTTCTTTGATGGTTTGAGCAAAGAGGGCAACACAACAAACATCTTTGGTTGGTCTGTGACTGCAGCTAATGTTCTTTCATTTCCTGGCCTCAATACTCTAGGAATTTCGATGAACCGAGTAGACTTTGCTCCCGGAGGGCTGAATCCTCCTCATTCACATCCTCGTGCAACCGAGACTGGGGTGGTCATAGAAGGGAAGCTCCTTATAGGATTTGTGACAACTAGCAATGTGTTTCACTCCAAAGTTTTGAGTGCTGGGCAGATGTTTGTTGTTCCTCGTGGTCTTGTTCACTTTCAACTAAATGTTGGAGAAGAAAAGGCCCTCCTTTTCACTGCTTTCAACAGCCATTTCCCAGGTTCTGCAGTCGCCCCAACTACTCTTTTTGCTTCTACACCTCCAATTCCCAATCAAGTGTTAACAAAGGCCTTCCAAGTTGGGGAAGATACAATCAAAACCATAAAATCCAAGTTTGGATCTTAAACATTCTTGAAAACCCTTCCAAAATTTGTACGAAGACACTTGTTTTTCTGCATCACAAGTCATTCATCTGATTGTGATTTATTGTGTCTGTTTTAATGTATGCTTGTCATGGTGGTTTTTTCCTACCCTTTCCTTGATGGATGTAATAATACATGATATCAAATTACTGAAATCTTGAGATTGGTGATTCTTGATTTCAGCCCCAAGCAGAAGCTAATAAAAGATGGGGTTTAGATTAAATCCCAGAGAAATGAAGGTACAATAACAGGCATTGCAATTTTTTCACTTGGCTTTTTTATTTCCAAGGGTAAAATGATCTCATTTGTCTTTCATACCACACAGAATTTGTCCATTGCATTATAAGCATCTTCAATTCAACATCTTGTCACTAGGTGATTTTGTTGAGTTACTAACCTGATGGTACAAATAAGGATTAGATGCATTTTCTACAAATGGTATAAAATTAAAACTTCAATAATGAACATGCGTATGGGTCAACACATTTATGCACCGCATGCAAGCAGCTAATAATGAATTTCCCTCCAAGTAAAGAAACAGAAGAACAATTCTTCTTGATTGATTATGCTGTTCTTTCAAAATTTCCACCAATCTGCATATGCAGCCATTCAGATTGTGATGCTTGAGCATAATCTCTTCCTGCCTGGGGGCCAAAGATCATTCCAGAAGCATCAAATGGCTGTGCACCAACCTACAAGAAGAAATTAACTGGTCAGAAAAATCACAAAAAAATTGTTTTAGAATGCATGTAAAAGAATCTGATTTTGGAATGATGTAAGCCTACTCATTCTAAGCAGCAGTTTGTTCTTGGCTTGATTAAAGTACTCCAACTAGTTTGAACCCTAAAGCCCAACACCATC
Above is a genomic segment from Hevea brasiliensis isolate MT/VB/25A 57/8 chromosome 17, ASM3005281v1, whole genome shotgun sequence containing:
- the LOC110660520 gene encoding germin-like protein subfamily T member 2, producing the protein MAFSSSIRLLGSLIVMLLLPMHINSADPDPLQDFCVADLKASASLNGFPCKPAEEVTSNDFFFDGLSKEGNTTNIFGWSVTAANVLSFPGLNTLGISMNRVDFAPGGLNPPHSHPRATETGVVIEGKLLIGFVTTSNVFHSKVLSAGQMFVVPRGLVHFQLNVGEEKALLFTAFNSHFPGSAVAPTTLFASTPPIPNQVLTKAFQVGEDTIKTIKSKFGS